The sequence below is a genomic window from Proteus vulgaris.
TTCAGTCAAACACTCCGCGGTATGACGCGTCATTAATTCATTTTGTGATTGTGTGATTTTATCTAATCGTGGAGTTCGATGATAAAGTGCTAAGCTAATCGCATCTAATAGTGTGGTTTTTCCTGCACCAGTAGGACCTGTGATAGCAAATAATCCGTTGCTAACAAAAGGCTCTTGGTCAAAGTTGATTTTCCACTCACCTTTTAAAGAGTTAATATTTTTAAATCGCAGACTTAAGATTTTCATTATGCTTCGTTATCCTCTTGTTCTGCCATTTCAACTGCTTGTTTAAATAGTGTTATTAAACGAGTTTTCGTTTCTTCTGAATCAAATTCATGTTGTTCTAAGCGTCTTTCAAAAACATCATAAACGGTTAATTCGGTGAGTGTTTCTTTCTCATTTTGCGTGAACGTTTGGCGCTGTTTTCTGGATCTTCTTAATAAGATCACATCAAAAAGGGGATCGTTAGTTAGCTCTTGAACTCGGTTTTGTATATCACTGAGATAATCTTGTGTTGAAACTTCGATATCCAACCAAATAGTGGTATCGGTTTCACCATATTGTTTTTTTAAATCGTCAAGTTGTACGGCTATCTCTTTTAATGATCCACTGATGGTGCGTAGCAACTGAAATTCAGGAATAGGTAATAGTGTGAGGTGAGTTAATTTGTCTTGTTCAAAATCGATAAGGCAGACGCTTTTTTGCTGACCACTTTCATCAAAACTTAAAGGAATAGGAGAGCCACTATAACGAATATGACCTGATTTATTCACTACTTGAGGGCGGTGAATATGACCAAGAGCAATATAGTCAAATTCAGGAAATAGCGTTGCAGAGAAAGCCTCTAAAGTACCGATATAAATTTCACGTACAGAGTCCGTTACTTTTGCACCAATGGTTGTAAGGTGACCTGTTGCAATAATCGGAATATTGACGTTCAGTTGCTTACGTAAATCAAGAGCCTCTTGATATTGAGCTTGATAATAATCAGCAATCGCTCCTTTTAGAGCATTTTGTTTTTCAGCACCTGATTGTCCACTTTTACTGCTTATCATATCTCTAGGACGTAGATAAGGGATCGCACAAAGTAGTGCGCCCGGCGTATTATCTTTTTGAGGAAGAATGAGTGGGGCTTGCGGTGTTTCAGCATGAACATTGGCAATAACCGTTGTATTTAAACATGCTAATAATGATTTAGATTCATTTAGTGTTGCGACAGAATCGTGATTACCACCTAAAATAACAAGCTGACATTGTGTATCTCGAATAGCAACAACAAAGCGGTTATAAAGCTCTCTGGCATAACTTGGGGGGGAGCCTGTATCAAAAATATCTCCTGCAACAATCAATGCATCAACTTGATAATGTTTAATTTGTGCTAATAACCAATCAAGAAATTGTTGATGCTCTTGTGCGCGAGTTTTAGTAAAAAAATATTGCCCTAAATGCCAGTCTGATGTGTGAATAATCCGCATTGCTATCCCTCTTTTTTATCTGATGAAGAGTATAGCGCACCTTACTTTTTTAGTGAAAACCCAACAATAAGCCTTCTTTTTGAGTGATATTTCACCGAAAAATGATTTATTTACCTTAACAACAGGGATCTATTTCAGTAATGTTAAGGTTAGTCATAAATCTGTCATAAAACTGCATCATAATCATTTTGACCCTCTATATACATTACACAGGATAGAGTATGGCAAGGCGTATTCTTGTTGTTGAAGATGAAACCGCAATTCGAGAGATGATCTGTTTTGTTTTAGAACAAAATGGTTTTCAACCTATTGAAGCAGAAGATTATGATTCTGCATTGAGCTTTCTTATTGATCCTTACCCTGATCTGGTTTTATTAGATTGGATGATCCCCGGTGGATCAGGCTTGCAGGTAATAAAACAGATGAAGCGGGAAAGTAATACCCGTGATATTCCAATTATTATGCTAACGGCAAAAGGGGAAGAAGAAGATAAAGTCCAAGGGCTAGAAACGGGTGCTGATGATTACGTCATTAAGCCTTTCTCACCGAAAGAGCTTGTGGCTCGTGTGAAAGCAATTTTACGACGATTATCACCAATGTCTGCGGAAGATATTATTGAATTCAATGGATTAGGGCTTGATCCTGTTTCTCATCGAGTGACGAGTCAAGATAAACCGATTGATATGGGACCCACCGAATTTAAACTCCTGCACTTTTTTATGACACATCCTGAACGCGTGTATAGCAGAGAACAACTGCTAAACTATGTTTGGGGAACAAATGTTTATGTCGAAGACCGTACTGTTGATGTGCATATTCGTCGTTTACGTAAAGCCATTGAAGAAGATGGCCATGACAGAATGATACAGACAGTACGTGGAACGGGATATCGTTTCTCTGCCCGTTTCTAAGTCAATATGGGAGTAATCGTCAGGTGTTAGAACGACTATCGTGGAAAGCCCTCGTTTGGGGGCTATGTCTATTTTGCTTACCTGCTTTTATATTATCGCTTTTTATCGGGCATCTTCCTTGGTTGCTGGTGGCATCGCTACTCAGTGCACTTGTGTGGCATGCCTATAACTTGCTGAAATTATCTAAATGGTTATGGCTAGATCGCTCAGTACTGCCTCCGGAAGGAAGAGGGGGATGGGAGCCTATTTTTTATGGTATTCGACAGACTCAACAACGCAATCGTAAACGACGCAGAGAACTAGGTGACTTAATTAAACGTTTTAGAAGTGGTGCTGAAAGCTTGCCAGATGCTGTTGTGATGATGACAAATGAAGGGAATATTTTTTGGTGTAATAGCCTTGCTCAACACTTACTCGGCTTTCGCTGGCCCGAAGATAACGGACAAAATATTTTTAACTTATTACGTTACCCTGATTTCTTGCACTATTTTACCGCAGGCGATTTTAGTCGCTCTTTAACTATTTCACTTAATAATGGCTCTATTGTTGAGTTTCGAGTGATGCCATACAGCGAAGATCAGCGCTTAATGGTGGCACGTGATGTGACAGAAAAAAATAAGCTAGAAAATTCACGACGTGACTTTTTTGCTAACGTTAGTCATGAGTTAAGAACACCACTCACCGTTATTCAAGGTTATCTTGAAATGATGGAAGAAACTAGTGCCTCCAAACCCGCAGAGCATAAGGCGATAGTGACGATGCAGGAGCAAGCTAAGCGCATGGATACGCTTGTTCAACAACTCTTACAACTTTCTCGTATCGAATCTGCTCCTCATATCGATTTAAACAAGATTGTTGATATCCCTGCCATTTTGGTTCTATTACAACAAGAAGCGAACTCATTGAGCCAAGGCCAACATCATATTGTTTTTGATGTTGATGAACAGTGGGCTGTTCGTGGTAATGAAGAGCAACTGCGTAGTGCGGTTTCTAACTTAGTGTATAACGCTATTAATCACACTGAAGAAGGCACAACAATTAAAGTCAGTTGGAAGAAAATTCCTCAAGGCATGTTATTTAGTGTTTCAGATAATGGGTCGGGGATCAGCGCTGAACACCTAACTCGTTTAACAGAGCGCTTTTATCGTGTTGATAAAGCTCGCTCTCGCCATTCTGGTGGTACTGGGTTAGGTTTGGCTATTGTGAAAAAATCGCTGCTTCATCATCACTCTCAATTGAATATTGAAAGTAAAGTAGGTGTTGGAAGTACGTTCTCTTTTATCCTTCCTCAAACATTGCTTACCGCTAAAAAAGCACACTAGCAATATGTCTTTTTAAAGCCTTTATCACTTATCTTTAATCTGTGATAAAGGTTTTTTTGCCCCTTTCTTGATCTTTTTAATATCAATAAAAACTAATATCGTAGCGTTAAATTTTAATATTATTAATTAATGGTAACTTTAAATGATGCCAATGCTCAATATTATTGGTGATAAAATGCACAAATCATATCATGTATATTCGATGATATATGACAGTTATAACTAGTGCTGAAAAATAGTTTAGATGATTATTCTGGTTTTAGGATTGGCTATTGCCTTTTTTCATTATAAAAGTTTTACTTGTGAGCAGTTATCGGCAATTTTTTCTATTTAGTACCTAATTGCTCTGCATGAAATGATTATATATGGATATTATCCTGAATAATGACGGTCTGAGCTTAAATAGATATTGTTGATTTTATGTTGCGCTACCTTGGCGTAATTTAACCATTATTGTAACTACATATTAACAAAACTTATGGCACATAGATTAACTTCCAGAGATATCCTGGCATTAGGGTTTATGACATTCGCCCTATTTGTTGGCGCTGGCAACATTATTTTTCCTCCAATGGTGGGGTTACAATCAGGCGAATTTGTTTGGACTGCCGCGATTGGCTTTTTGATCACCGGCGTGGGTTTACCTGTTTTAACGGTTGTTGCACTGGCAAAAGTTGGTGGTGGTATTGAGGCATTAAGTACACCTATTGGTAAATCAATGGGATTGTTATTAGCCATTGTTGCCTATCTTGCTGTTGGACCTCTTTTTGCAACCCCTCGTACTGCAACGGTTTCTTTTAAAGTGGGTATTGCACCTTTAGTGGGTGATACAGAGATGTCATTGCTGATTTACAGCATTGTCTATTTCTTAATTGTTATTGGTATTTCGCTTTATCCGGGGAAATTGCTAGACAGTGTTGGTCATATTCTTGCGCCGATTAAAATTCTGGCATTAGCGATATTAGGTGTGGCTGCGGTCTTTTGGCCAGCTGGTGGCGCTATTCCTGCGACTGAAGCTTATCGTGATATGGCGTTAACTCAGGGATTTATTAACGGTTACCTCACCATGGATACATTGGGCGCTATGGTTTTTGGTATTGTTATTGTTAATGCCGCTCGCTCTCGAGGTATTGATAATTCGTCACTGTTAACACGTTATACCATGTGGGCGGGAATTATTGCGGGTGTATTGTTAACTGCAATTTATTTGAGTTTATTTAAATTAGGCTCTAGCAGCGGCAGTATCATTCCGGGTGCTCAAGACGGTGCTGATATTTTACATGCCTATGTTCAGTACACTTTTGGTAATTTTGGTAGCTTCTTTTTAGCCGTACTGATTTTCTTAGCCTGTATGGTGACTGCTGTTGGTTTAACCTGTGCATGCGCAGAGTTTTTCAGCCGTTATTTGCCTATCTCTTATCGTGTATTAGTGTTGATTTTAGCGATATTCTCAGCTGTTGTTTCAAACTTAGGTTTGAGCAAACTGATCGCGTTTTCTATTCCTGTGCTGATAATGATTTATCCACCTTGTATTGTGATTATTTTAATGAGTTTCACATTACGTCTGTGGAATAATCCAAGCCGTATTATCGCGCCAGCAATGGCTGTTAGCTTATTTTTCGGTATTTTTGATGCAATAAAAGCGTCCGATTATTTGAAACATTTATTACCAGAATGGGCGACAAAACTGCCATTAAGTGAGCAAGGTTTAGCGTGGTTAATCCCAGTCATTGTGACGATTGTTGTGTGTGGTATTTACGATAGAGTCGCTGGTTCACAGAATAAAAAAGTGATCCATACTGAAGCGATTCATAAGCAATAAAATACATTGATTGCAAAAGTAAAAAGGGAAACGAAAGTTTCCCTTTTTTAATAATATATATTTGAAGTATTAATTAACAGAAGTCGAGTTCTGTTTTATATGTGCAACAGGATGCTGATTTTCATCTAAATAGTAATGAACTCCAGCGACGATACCCTCTTCACCTTCATAGAAGATCTTAAAGCGGGTACGATTACCGTCATGATAAGCAATAACTGCACTACCGCCTTTTCCTAAGCAGAACTGATGGATATTACCTGTTGAGATACAAATACTGTTATCACCAGATACCGTGACTTTACAGTTATCGCCTGTATTAATTGCTACGGAGTTATTTCCAGTAACATTGATTTGCGCTAAATCACCCGTGTTGGTGACTTTTGCGCGATCTTGAGAGGCAGTAATAAAATTACGTATACCGCTATTGGCGATATGGACACCATTACCTGACGCATAAATTTTTACATCATTGCCACTATTACAAATGCGAGAGCGTCCACCTAAGCTACCGATACGACACTGATTTCCTGTATTACACACTTTTCCTGCGAAACCAGTATTCATTAATTGGTTACTATAACCGGTGTTGGAAATGCTGTTTTCATCACCAGAAAAAGCCACGATGTTATTATTGCCACACAAAGCGAGATCGGTACTTAGTTGCTGACTTTTTAAGATCAATTGATGCCATTCAGTAGAAAATTGAATATTTTCAGAGGTTGGCAACGTATTGTGATAGGGCAGGCGTTGTAATGTCACGCCTTGCTGTTGTTCATTGCCGAGCAGGAACAAGATGTTTTCCATCACTTCTTGTTCCTGTTTGGCAAAGGATGCTTCACTAAAATGACGTAAATAAATATATTGAATAAAGCTTTCTATCCACTGTGTACGGCGCTGTTTTATTAACTCACTATGAATAGCACTGTAAGTGCCTCCATCAGGAAAATAACGTAAAAACCAACGATAAAGCGAAGTTGAAACATGCAGCTGTCGTAAGTCTTCTTTTGTTAATCTAATATCTTCCTTTGAAGGGACTGACATATAAGCTCCTTAATCCATGTATTAATTAGTGTCTATGGTAACCATCAACCATACTGCGAAATGTTTGGAATGGTGTTTTTCCTGTTGTACACAGATAAAGGTGACCAATGATAAAAAAGACACTACATACAGCTAATATTTGGTGCGCGATTAATAACCAAGCTTTAAACATGACGGCATCAGCAGGAATAAATGCTGGATTTTGAAGTAAAACACCCGTTATCAAAAGCAGTGGAACTAACGCATACATCACACCTAAATAAGCCATTTGTTGTAGTGGATTAAACTTAACATTAGGTGTCGCTGGGAAGGGATGACCTTCTCCTTTG
It includes:
- the ydhT gene encoding protein YdhT, which gives rise to MSVPSKEDIRLTKEDLRQLHVSTSLYRWFLRYFPDGGTYSAIHSELIKQRRTQWIESFIQYIYLRHFSEASFAKQEQEVMENILFLLGNEQQQGVTLQRLPYHNTLPTSENIQFSTEWHQLILKSQQLSTDLALCGNNNIVAFSGDENSISNTGYSNQLMNTGFAGKVCNTGNQCRIGSLGGRSRICNSGNDVKIYASGNGVHIANSGIRNFITASQDRAKVTNTGDLAQINVTGNNSVAINTGDNCKVTVSGDNSICISTGNIHQFCLGKGGSAVIAYHDGNRTRFKIFYEGEEGIVAGVHYYLDENQHPVAHIKQNSTSVN
- the phoB gene encoding phosphate regulon transcriptional regulator PhoB, whose product is MARRILVVEDETAIREMICFVLEQNGFQPIEAEDYDSALSFLIDPYPDLVLLDWMIPGGSGLQVIKQMKRESNTRDIPIIMLTAKGEEEDKVQGLETGADDYVIKPFSPKELVARVKAILRRLSPMSAEDIIEFNGLGLDPVSHRVTSQDKPIDMGPTEFKLLHFFMTHPERVYSREQLLNYVWGTNVYVEDRTVDVHIRRLRKAIEEDGHDRMIQTVRGTGYRFSARF
- the phoR gene encoding phosphate regulon sensor histidine kinase PhoR, with amino-acid sequence MLERLSWKALVWGLCLFCLPAFILSLFIGHLPWLLVASLLSALVWHAYNLLKLSKWLWLDRSVLPPEGRGGWEPIFYGIRQTQQRNRKRRRELGDLIKRFRSGAESLPDAVVMMTNEGNIFWCNSLAQHLLGFRWPEDNGQNIFNLLRYPDFLHYFTAGDFSRSLTISLNNGSIVEFRVMPYSEDQRLMVARDVTEKNKLENSRRDFFANVSHELRTPLTVIQGYLEMMEETSASKPAEHKAIVTMQEQAKRMDTLVQQLLQLSRIESAPHIDLNKIVDIPAILVLLQQEANSLSQGQHHIVFDVDEQWAVRGNEEQLRSAVSNLVYNAINHTEEGTTIKVSWKKIPQGMLFSVSDNGSGISAEHLTRLTERFYRVDKARSRHSGGTGLGLAIVKKSLLHHHSQLNIESKVGVGSTFSFILPQTLLTAKKAH
- the sbcD gene encoding exonuclease subunit SbcD, translated to MRIIHTSDWHLGQYFFTKTRAQEHQQFLDWLLAQIKHYQVDALIVAGDIFDTGSPPSYARELYNRFVVAIRDTQCQLVILGGNHDSVATLNESKSLLACLNTTVIANVHAETPQAPLILPQKDNTPGALLCAIPYLRPRDMISSKSGQSGAEKQNALKGAIADYYQAQYQEALDLRKQLNVNIPIIATGHLTTIGAKVTDSVREIYIGTLEAFSATLFPEFDYIALGHIHRPQVVNKSGHIRYSGSPIPLSFDESGQQKSVCLIDFEQDKLTHLTLLPIPEFQLLRTISGSLKEIAVQLDDLKKQYGETDTTIWLDIEVSTQDYLSDIQNRVQELTNDPLFDVILLRRSRKQRQTFTQNEKETLTELTVYDVFERRLEQHEFDSEETKTRLITLFKQAVEMAEQEDNEA
- the brnQ gene encoding branched-chain amino acid transport system II carrier protein: MAHRLTSRDILALGFMTFALFVGAGNIIFPPMVGLQSGEFVWTAAIGFLITGVGLPVLTVVALAKVGGGIEALSTPIGKSMGLLLAIVAYLAVGPLFATPRTATVSFKVGIAPLVGDTEMSLLIYSIVYFLIVIGISLYPGKLLDSVGHILAPIKILALAILGVAAVFWPAGGAIPATEAYRDMALTQGFINGYLTMDTLGAMVFGIVIVNAARSRGIDNSSLLTRYTMWAGIIAGVLLTAIYLSLFKLGSSSGSIIPGAQDGADILHAYVQYTFGNFGSFFLAVLIFLACMVTAVGLTCACAEFFSRYLPISYRVLVLILAIFSAVVSNLGLSKLIAFSIPVLIMIYPPCIVIILMSFTLRLWNNPSRIIAPAMAVSLFFGIFDAIKASDYLKHLLPEWATKLPLSEQGLAWLIPVIVTIVVCGIYDRVAGSQNKKVIHTEAIHKQ